The stretch of DNA AACGTGTTTGAGTTGTTTGGAATGGTTACTGCTACTGTATCAGTACACTTAGTACAAGCAAATATGTATGGAAATTGCCACATACGGGATGAGTTGtcgtggtttttttaattattttagatacCTTTACGGAAAGGGTGGATTAGTTTAAGGATGAAATGTAAGGGTGGATCTGCCATGTTTTGCATTGTCTCAAGCTTTTTGTCGTTCTTGTAACACTTTGGTTGTTCAGTTTGAACACCTTGTGCTCAAGTCTGATTTCAATAGCTTTTCTGCCTCTTCATGAAGAAAAACTTCCATTGTTCCGTTGTATGTTTATTTGTGTGATGTGAGTGTGAGTGATTGAATGAGGTTATATGTGATtgtttttttgtgtatttttttctttatggttAGCGAAGCATTTTTCTGCACTCTACCATTGTTTTCTCTTAATCTAACATGTGTGGTTTCTCTCTATTTGCAATTCAGTTAATGTTACTAATGCTGAGGAAATAGGAGATGGTCAAGGGAATGATGAGTGGAGGGACAAAGTTAATGTTAATAGCGCTGATGAAGTAAGAGATGGTGCAGTGAATGTTGAGTCAAGAGACAATCGTGCGTTGGTTGACAATAATACTGCACAAAGTCTCACTGGTGAAGATATAGAAGCCATGAGAAGGTGAGTTCATCTTGTCGTGGTTGAATTTCTGTTCTTGGTGGTAGCTTTTAAGGTTTAAACGAATATTGGTTCTGTGACTTTAATATGACTTGTACTGTGACTGTGGTTTTAGTGTTGTTCTTTGTtgagttcatttttttttaattctacatGCTTTTCTGAAATGACCTatcaatatattatttctttgcCAATCTTGTGGGATTTGATGGTGAAAGGATATTCTGTATCTTTTATGTAGGCAGGGTGCAAGAGGTAATGAAATAATTGAAGCTCTCATTGCCAATAGTGCgacatttgaaaagaaaacagCATTCTCGCAGGTATTTTGACTTATGAAGCCTTTATGGTTTACTACGGAGTAAATATACGAAAAGCTTTTTGTAAATTCTCAAACagctttttttcttcattgaaCAAAAACAACTCGATTCGATAATTTAAGCTATCCAAAACATTCTCTAAAGGTACTGCAACAACTGATTTCAGGACCCTATATGGTTGTAGGTGGGAATGTCATTCCATGTAAGCATTCTTCAGACAAATAGCATTATATATGCCTTTAGTAGGGTATTATTTTACGTCAGTTTCTCTGTTAGGGTTCACAAATAACCAATAACCAAATAACGGAAGGTTGAAACTGTTAGCATGTTCGCAACTTTGTTTGGGGGACTACTTTGTAAACCTTTGGAGACCAACATATCATAGTATTATCTCTTTGGGACCAagttgtgtgtgtgtatatattttattttaggaatGAAACTGAAGTAAATTTTGTGCCATTTTTGCAGGAGAAATATAGACTTAAGAAGCAGAAGAAATATGCACCAAAAGTACTTATGAGGCGTCCTGTTGCCCGAaggttttcattattatttttctttgctgcttttattattacatattgaTAATGTTTCACATAATTTTGTGCAACTGATCACTGTGCCTTGGTTATAAGAAATATACCTGAAAGATCTATCCTATATGGACTTCCTGAGTTTTGTTCTGTTGATGACAAGACATTACGCTGTTATGCCATCTGTCATTGTAGTACAAACTGTTTGCTTATGGTGGGATCAAGCAGCATTATATTGATTCAATAAAAGTTATACAAATAATTGTGTaaagaaaatcatatttttctataatgaaGTTGTTTGTGACTTATATTTTGACTGCCATATCTTTAAATGTATACTGTATCAGTTTTTGATATTTCGAGCCTCTACTCTATTACTTAcagttagtattttttttctccagTATATGTGAAGCCTATTTTAAGAAGTATCCATCCAAAATTGGGTAAGTATTATCTTCAGTTTTTTTCCTCACGTGTTTAACTATCTGTATATATTGTCTATTGGTTTGAGTTATTCTTATGGAGCAAGATGTAAATTATGAACaagtattaaaatatctttGATATACGCATGTGgttttaaaacaaaagaaaaagaaatagaagaaaGCAAATCTCAACATATTGTATATGTTAAAGTTTCGCTGGATAAAGAGGCTGTACAATTTCTAATTTTCTGGTTTTTATGAAACCAAACTCCCAACTTTATGACTACAATACATATTCGGCcgttcataaaattaaaatggtgGGTTTATGTTCTGTAGATGAAGTGATGCATCTATCCTTGATATTGTCTCTGACTAATTATTAATGCTTCAGATTCTTGCGGGTAGACACGTTGTCCCTTCTACTTTCCATGGCTAACGTTTCTTCAAATTCTGACATTCTCGTAGTTGATATGATTGGTGGCCTTCTCACCGGGGCTGTGGCTGAACGTTTAGGAGGTATAGTATACATTAAACTAAGTTGGCGATTTAGATAATAGTGCATTTTTCCctattaataaaaatggttCTTTTACAAAAAGAAGCTGTAACAAATGGGTCCTAAATATGTAATTAGGTATTGATTATTGCCAGTGAATAATATGGTAACATAAATGAAATAGCACTTCACTGTTGTATATATACGTATATTCTGTTGTTCTAAACGTTCTTCTGACTAAGCAAGTGATACACATGtgataacttaaatattttacagGTACCGGTTTTGTATGCAACTCATATTTTGGGCAGGCACCTTATTCCATGGATATCgtgagaatatttaatttaagtgATGAAATCTGCAAGAGGTCAGATGATGTGTTTTAttgcattaataatttttatttgttaaaatcatCATAATCTGTTTTATCATTCTTGCTGTCGTGAATGCCTTGCATATTTTAagctttaatttttcaaaagcaGTTTTGGATGTTCTTTTGTAAACctgtatattttttacattattaaaagatctttttttttttcaattccagACGAACAGTTTTAGacattttttctttgaatttaataattttatgaagctccgaaataaagagagaaaagtTTATGTAGGTTTCTTTAGAGATAATGATGGATAATTTAGTAgaaataattgttatattatgTGCTCCGTTCACCATATGAATCTCTTATATTCGTATAACTCATATATTAGTTTTATGATTCTATCTGGGAATCATATAAAATGACTTTGAACTGGTTGTTTGATCACTGCCACATTAGATGGGTGTTTTGAATGTCTGTGTTCCATCGTTTTGGTTCTTGTCTCTGGCTTTATGATCATCATCTCTTATTTGTTGTAGAATTCTACGTTCTCCCATTTCCGACTTGTTATCACCAAAAGAATCTTCTGAAAAAATTCTGCAACATGATGTCTGCAATGTGGAAGGCCAGTCAAATGTAAGTAGCATCTTCTTGATCTCTTGACGAGTTCTATCTTGTTTGCAGACTAGAACAAGTTATGATGTTGCAGGATCAAATATCTGCGTCGGTCAGCATGGTGGAAAACTCTCATTCTTCGGAAAATGGAATTTCTGATATTGGGATAGATAATACTGAACCTGCTATAGAAGTTCGGAAAGCTCCAAAGGCTGGAGAGAGGGCGCAGAAAGAAGTCATTGACTCGTGGAAGGAAAATGGTTTTTCTAGGTATCTGACTTTAAATATGTCCCTTACTGTTCAAAGAATAATGGAAATgaacattttcttttccattttacAGTCTAATTGTTGCTGCACCTGAGTTGGATACTTGGACAGTGGTTAAAGATCTCTTGCCCCTTTTAGCAAACTCTGCTCCGTTTGCAATTTATCACCAATATCTTCAGGTATTTtctatgaattattatttaatttattgttttcatgaatgataatattttctattatgaatacaaaatattttaagaaatcaaATGTTTTCTGTGTTGCATCTCTCTGAACCGATTTCTCCAATTCTTCACGCCATTGTTTCATGAAATTTCCTTCCTTATCCTTTTTCTCTTGTCCTGTACCAACGTGCCTTCAGCTAACAGAATCTTCGTCCACTGTTGTATAAAATGCAGCCACTTGCAACCTGCATGCACAATCTACAGCTTGGGAAAATGGCCATTGGATTGCAAATATCAGAGCCTTGGCTTCGTGAATACCAGGTACACGTTATTTATGTCATTCATATCATTGTTACGAAATTAGAGAACTTTTACGAAGTCCTTTAGTTAcataagttatttatattactcatcaaatttttatgGTACAAAATACAGATCACACCCTCCCTTTAttcatatatgtatatgtatatacagGTACTTCCATCTAGAACTCATCCATGCATGCAAATGAGTGCATTTGGGGGTTACATTCTCAGTGGAACTAAGATATGCAGCACAGCTAACTCCGCAACTCCAACAGATTAGTTTTGCTCTGATTACCCACTTTCTCCATTTTCATCCTTACTCTTTCTAGATCAGTCCAATTTCCAGCTTATGCATATATATTGGATAAATAGCACATGAATCCCAATGCTTTCAGGGGCAAATTGTCATCTTTTCTGCTGCATAATTTGCTCTGTgcaaatttaacatttttgagTTTCCGACACGGTTTTCGTCGGCCAAAGGCTAGACATGGAGATTGTACACTAGTTATTTATTTCAATGTTTACTGCCAGCAATCCTTTTAACTGtcacaaattttattgttgGCTGTAATCTGATGATGTTTTTACCCtatacaatatttatttgaCCATGCTGTCCTTTAACCTGAGTAACTTCAATTCTGTATTAGCATATCTTTCATGAAGCATTTGACGAATTTAACTTTGGTGATGTTTGGGTTAACATATTTCCAATTATATTAAGCTTGTTTTTCTCCATTAGAACAAAACTGCAGTGCATATGGTGTGTATGTGTCGACTTAAAAAACTTAGTAACCATGTCATCCACATATTTTCATTCTATATAAACTGTTTTAAATAACTGAACTAACTTTTTATTCTAAcccaataattttataatttttcatggACCCCACACTTTTGAATGCAAACCTATTTGTTTTTTAGTTCGGTAGATTGAtttgatgaaattaattttgaaccttttaaaaacataataaggCACTGCAACAGTGCCAAAACATGTACCACAAATCCGAAGAATTAGTGGTTGAAGTTTACCAAATAGGCACTGCAAcagtacaaaaacaaaatagaacaCTGCATCAAGTGTTGCTATGAGATGCAATTAAAATAGTTGGTAAGGagtttttaaacataaaacaactcTGGGACCTACTAATAAATGAGAAGTGAGATATAACaaacatgaaattaattcaaagttGTTTATTTAATACTAATTAGGGGAAAATCCAACTGAACAACTCCATCAAGTTGTTAAAATTCATTCTGTATAAAACTCACTCTTCTCCATAGTACTTCATCAATTTTACCGCTTTGAACAATTCAAATAACCTTTTTACTCTAACccataactaaaatatttctcaaattggcctcacaattttatttttgattatttatttctaCTTTACGGTTTATGTGAGATTACAAAAAGATAGGAAAGGAACAGTTAAACAATAATTGTTGATTGTTATGGCATTAATGCCATTAAGAACAATAGATGCTTCCACTAGCAAGGATGGTACAATGCTGGTGAGGGATCACTCTCTAGTGATCtttaattactatttaatttacttttgtcTTTTTGATGCTTTtccaaggaaaaaaaaaaaaacctttgaTGGTGTACTTGCTCTTCTTGTTAAAGTTGGTGTCACCTAATAACATCCATTATGTATAACTGCATATCTCTTATTAGTAAGCAGATGAAAGGGTTACATAGTGAGAATCACATAAGTGTATATTGTATAGTATTGCATTCTATTGTAATGCCAAGAGGGAAATTTAGATTCTCATATTGACCTTTTTTTCCGGTGTCTCTTAAATgtgttatattaaatttttttaatggttaaatatgttttggatttttaattaattaatctcttttttaaattttgatcaaatttagtttttcaattttagaaatttatgaGTTTAGTTcttataaccaaattttattgaGTTTAATTGGCGTTTCAAAAGATCTCAAATATATTTCTGATTTAATATTAAACAGGGAATGTATCAAAGAAGGTAAACAATTCAAAACTTATATGAAATGCAtctaaaacatcaaataaacttataaaattcatttaaaaaaattaaatccactcatttataaaatgaaagactaaatcatatcaaaattttaaaaaataattatttttaatttttactaaaagttaaaggacaaaatacatattttaattttttttagtatatgaACATTAATATATTGTTTAACAAATAATGACACTAAACATTCTATCAGAGAGAATGTGGACTCTGAAAGAGTTGGTTAGTGATATTTCCGTTAGAATTATAATGAGAATATTAATGTAAAGTATATGAAATGGGAAAGTGACAGTGTGTTGAAGTTTGCCTACTTTTGCAGGGTTAGTTGGGTTGTCAAGCTCAGAGGTTTTACATACCAAAAGCAATTGCAAATATAGGTCCACTTTGCTTATCAcatcctctcttttttttttttcgttgttGCAAACACTTCAAACTAATCCCTTTCTAACCTAATCATATTCTAAAGAACAATGAATGTGATTAATTGTTAATGAAGATATTGAAATGTTTAATAGTAATACTATTAACTTTATCTCAATTAGTTGAATGtatagatataaaaattattatatctaCTTGAGAACTGTACTACTGATTGAATGTGACTAAAATAGTGCAAATTTTATTCtctagttttttaaaaaaattacaagtttaGTTAGGTATGATGAGAAGGTACGACacgaaataaataaaaaaatcaaatgaaaacTATTTTACGCATAATAACTTCTTCAGTTCAAGTTTGTATTCTCTCACAACTTaaccaaatttataattttttttaaatgtttctacTTACCTAAAAAGCCAATAATTTTAcactattttagtaaaaaagttacaatgattaatattttcatttacatGCACCACAATAAGTTTgtattatcttgtttcctttctcATCAAAGATATGCTATgatataaattgattaaattcaGTGAACAATGAAAGGATAAGATTGTTAAAAGTCAATGGTAACGGCTAGTGGGAAAAAATTCCCTTACCCAAACCCTTGTCATGTGCTgaaaactcttttttttaacCCTTTTGGGATGGGAAATGGTACAAATTATTCTGCACTCTCTTTTTTCTATTGCGCAATTATAAAGAAATCAGACAAATTTAGCATGAATTTTCAACTTTAGTATATTACATTAAtcagaattgattttttttttcgattttcacactaaaatttgaaaatatttttttcgtaGAAATTAAGCACTGCGTATAAGGGAACTTTTAACAATTCACATATCTTGCTCaacaaattaagtttatctctACAATTTCATTCTAATTAGTAAAATCTTtgaatgaatttatatattttaagaatttttgccAAAAATATagtaaacaataattttatattaaaatattgatacccatagtaaatattatgtaaaaaaaaaaaatccttgcAAAGTGAAAGTGAAGACTTagttaacaatatataaaatctaGTGGATTAAAAAATGACCAAGTCTTTGTTGCAACGGTtcaatttgttataaaattccAAAGTCAAACCGAAGTTAAATAGTAtattgaaaatgtaaaattctGAATGCTTTTGACAgtttacttttgaaaattggAAATCATGTAGAATTTCATAGTTCAACTTTCTACTTGCTACCACGTCCCGTCCTTCACCTAAAATCTTATCAAAGTATTCACATTATGGAATAAAGGAAACTCATTAAGGTAGAATTTAGATAAAGAATTCAACATCTCAAGGCTATTTAAAATCAATGGAAATGtaaatgtttcaaattttaagtATGTCTGTACTTCGTCTATtatcagttttaaatatatgacatttttaaaatccttattattatttatagtaaattTAATACCAATcgtattttaattagtaaatcttaacaaatataaaacattttattacttttctcttttagaaattaaatcCCTAAGAGGAATATATTAAGGTTTTCAATTCATCAAtcttatagaaaaataaaatttatccttattcgaaactttgatatattttaatttccaaactttaaaatgaatgaatataagttattttaaatcaatttcgttaatttttttacttattagaCATGTTTCCTAATTTCTCCGGCCGACATTGAAGCGAGATATGTCAAACAACTTAAACTATTCAAATTATAGCATGAAACATGTTTGACActtgaaaaaattttaacttaacGTAATTGCATTCAAAaagattatattaatttaattttaaagtttgaggaccaaaatatatcaaagtttcgaataaggataaatttcaattttgcgtcaaaatttaaggattaaaaatatatttaatcctaaaaaaatataatataaaaaataattataaatgcatgagtaaatcataattatttttaataaaaattgaatgctaaaagtaaattattgattgaaaaatatcaagaatttaaaactaattttttttggggctaaaagtatatttaaaccatgtttcaattaaattttaattttatgtaaaacaatatttcaaattcttcaTTAGCATAATATAATTCATGAGaaattaagttttgaatttatttttcaaaaaattgtatttcaatataaaatttataaaatgtagctaatgtttaaattataaacacaaaaaaaatgttagaaattgaaaattttaaaaaaattattaataaaatatttgacataAATGATACATGAGTATAAGAAAATAGAGTATCtgatatttcaatttcaacataatttgtaattatgaaaaccgttttaaaagagaaaaaataagcATTGATAACTGTTtactaactaattttttaaccaatttaaaacactatataataactattttttatacaaaagttaaagtttataacaacaaataaaaattttaaattttgtattaaaaaacaattaaagttaaaactcataataaataaataaatttaaatttataatgaatGATTTAGGTTGCGCTATGTTTAGCCTTTCTTTTAAAACTctttaaattcaatttgaaaaaCGAAAACGATtaaaaagaagataatttgaagTGATTAAAGAGAAAGTTCCAAATTAATTACGAGGATGGTGTGCAAAATACACacatcttaaaataaaaaaacaaaaaatattatgtaagcTGTTTGATTGAGAAAGTATTGGAAAAAGTAGGAATCTCATTTTTGAAGTTGTTAATGATTAGGGACATAGAAGTACAGAAGAGAGTATGGGAGAGAGGTTGGTGAAAAAAGATAACGGGCATGTGATAGATAAAGAGATGTAAAAGACAACAAGTAGACAGAAAAACAAAAGCATAGGAGAATAATAAGATGCTGAACAGAAAGACAGAGGAGGGTATACAGAAGAGATGAATTGGGATCAAAAGAGACgctgaaataaaatagaaaatacaataaaattgaGATGCTAGCCCTTcgaagaattttattttttataatgtcttcattttgctaaaaaaaactttgtagatgtaccaaaaaagaaaattcagacagaaagaaatagaaattgaGTATATTACTGTTGTGTTTGTATTGATGACAGCAATCAATAACACTGCCATGCggattgtaaataaaatttgtgaaaccaACTTGGTTTGGTTGATGTGGTGCATAAGCAACCTGCTTCACCTAATGCCTGCAAAAAGGTATTATGGAGAGAAGTGGGCAATTAATGAAATATTCTGCCTTCCCTGTAATGAAAAAACTTGGTAATACTGTTACACCAACATCAAGACCAGCTATACAAAAGCATCCGATGGAAACTAAGTCCATATAAAGTGGCATCATCAGGCTACAAATGCTTCCATGCCATcacaaaatttatgaaaaaaatatataaaatgaagcAACAAATGGAATGGAAACTTGGGAAAACAGATTTACATCAAGTTCTACAACAATTCAATGCTCATAATTGTCCACCTACTTCCTATTTCAGGCTAAAATTTTGACAATATTCCGCGTGCTAGCGAGTTCCTGCTGATCGGGTTTTTCTTAGTCTGCCACGTGTTAACCGAATGCTTTCTTCCATTATGGTTTCTTTGGTAGGAGTAGGAGGATTCCCATTTACATTTactgaagaagatgaagatggtgCTTCGATCTGCTTTGCCTTTGCCTCTGCCTCTGCTGGTGCAGACTGGATGCTTGTTTCAGGCGCAACATTAGACTTTTGAGTGCTCAAAGCAGCTCCACCAGACTTCTGAGTACTCAAAGCAGCTCCACCAGACTTCTGAGTACTCAAACCAGCACCACCAGACTTCTGAGTAGTCAAACCAGCTCCACCCGATTTCTGACTACTCAAAGCTGTTGCAGATGTGGCTGCTTTAGGAACTTTTGGAGAATCCAATTCCTCTGCTACTTCCCTCTGGAGCTGACTCGAAGATGTGCTAGAGGTAGGGGATGGAGGTTCCTCAACTTGTGGTTCTGTTGCAGCAGCTGGTTTCTGACTTGCAGGTGCTGGTTGACGGACCTTCACACCTGGGCGTTGCTGTGGTTTCAAGAgcaatttgttttcttattgGTATGCATAAATAACAATGAGTTGGATGATTATTGTATCCTTCTCAAAAAACAAGCAACTAATAATTTACTAACTGAAGTTACAAATAGATAATAACTGTATATAACTTTTAACAACGTAAAAACAAGAAACCAAAAACAGTATCTTCATTTcaacattatcatgaaaaatGGAAATATTACTTAGAACAATATGTTCCTCTTTCTTTggaaaaaattagtataatttCAGGTattagtttctttctttctacaaTATTGTTTTAAGAGGAATGCAATCGTTCTGACCGGCACCTTTACACGTACTTat from Vigna unguiculata cultivar IT97K-499-35 chromosome 8, ASM411807v1, whole genome shotgun sequence encodes:
- the LOC114195625 gene encoding HVA22-like protein i translates to MIGSFLTWALAMVFGYAYPAYECYKAVEKNKPEIEQLRFWCQYWILVAVLTVCERVGDTFISWVPMYSEAKLAFFVFLWYPKTKGTTYVYDSFFRPYVAKHETEIDRNLLELRTRAGDIAVLYWQRAFSYGQTRMYDILQFVAAQSTPAPRPAQQRPGVKVRQPAPASQKPAAATEPQVEEPPSPTSSTSSSQLQREVAEELDSPKVPKAATSATALSSQKSGGAGLTTQKSGGAGLSTQKSGGAALSTQKSGGAALSTQKSNVAPETSIQSAPAEAEAKAKQIEAPSSSSSVNVNGNPPTPTKETIMEESIRLTRGRLRKTRSAGTR
- the LOC114193241 gene encoding tRNA (adenine(58)-N(1))-methyltransferase non-catalytic subunit trm6, producing MNEGNSSNGRVTWEGCSVLLDINDGDRLVFARLSPAAKLKIGNKNCSLQPLIGRAFGTVFQVDTAPGGPCLSPAQVNVTNAEEIGDGQGNDEWRDKVNVNSADEVRDGAVNVESRDNRALVDNNTAQSLTGEDIEAMRRQGARGNEIIEALIANSATFEKKTAFSQEKYRLKKQKKYAPKVLMRRPVARSICEAYFKKYPSKIGFLRVDTLSLLLSMANVSSNSDILVVDMIGGLLTGAVAERLGGTGFVCNSYFGQAPYSMDIVRIFNLSDEICKRILRSPISDLLSPKESSEKILQHDVCNVEGQSNDQISASVSMVENSHSSENGISDIGIDNTEPAIEVRKAPKAGERAQKEVIDSWKENGFSSLIVAAPELDTWTVVKDLLPLLANSAPFAIYHQYLQPLATCMHNLQLGKMAIGLQISEPWLREYQVLPSRTHPCMQMSAFGGYILSGTKICSTANSATPTD